Within Desulfobacter sp., the genomic segment AATCCACAGCATCATATGCGCTTTGAGTTGAATCGCTGACCCTGTAGGCCAAGCCTGTTTGGTAGTAAAGCGCAGTGTCAAATGTCATATTGTCGCCGTAATGAAATCCCAAGTTAACAGAATTATCATTATTAAAACTAAACGCCAAGGCAACCTCGGTGTTGTCATTGATATCACTGTAATTGGCAGCAGCAGCCTCTTGAGAATCATAGAGTTGGAACATAAAATCACCGGCATCATACCGCAGCCCGTTTTTTAAATCGTAATTTGTCTGTAGTCCCACATAGAGCATATTGTCATTTATATATAAACCTAACCGCTCAGCATCATATGCATCGCCACTTTCCCACCCATGTTCAACATGCAGGTTTCCCCTGCTGGTGGGGAAAGGGTTTATATCACCGGAGGACGCATGCGGCGCCTCCGTCAAACTCTCAGATCCATAAATCATTGCCCATTCTTTGATTCCGGCTTGTTCGTCCATATATCCGTCAACATTGGGCGCTGCAATGGCCTGATATCCATAGATAGTCAGTATAAAAATTATAATGAATAGAACGTGTAGCTTTTTCATTTTATCAAGCCTGAATTTACAGTAAAATTTCAGCATTACTTACATTTGAGGATTAAGTGCAAATTGGGTGCCAGAATATACTTTCTTAGAATAATTGAAATTGTGTTGTTTTTTCGCAATTTAACGATATGGTAGCTGGAAATAATTATTGTTTTGCGAAAAAAATGTAATAAACATGTGAATATTTTTTCATTTATAAGAATATTAATTCATCATTTCCTTTGCCTTTTCTGCATCTCTGAAACCCGGGTTGATATCCAGTGCTTTTCTAAAATACTGCCTTGCTTTCTCATATTCCTGGGTTCGGTACAGGGTCATGCCGTAATGAAAACAGGCAAGGGCGCTGTTCGGATTTATTTTCAGGCTTTCTTCGAGTTCTGACAATGCATTCAGGTAATTGCCTTTCTGATAATAGATCCATCCCATGGTATCAAGGATATTGGCATTTTTCGGGGCGTTCTCCCGTGCAATGACAGCATAGTGAAGCGCCTCGTCTGTTCCCCCTTTTTTCTCTGACAGGATAAAGGCAAGATTATTTGCCGCATCAAGGTGTTTGGGGTTGTAGTCGAGCACTTTTCTATAATAGGTTTCCGCTTCATCAAAATCCCCCAACGTATCATAAATCACTCCTGCAGCCATAAGTGCCGGAATATATTCCGGGTTCAGGCCTTCAATTCCTTTATATAGCGACAATGCCTGGTCCATTTTTTTCTCTTTTATCAAAAGGCGGGCCATATGCATTTTTGGGGGGATAAACTCGGGGTTCGCCTCGGCAGCCTGCTTAAAACATTTAAAGGCCTTGTTCTCCTGATTGGCTGCCAGGTATATTTCCCCTTTTAAATTTTTTAAAAACGCCTTTTTATCCGTTGATGCATTATCAGACAGCGTGTCTACCAGATCAATGGCCCGGGTATAATTTTTCTGATTCTGGTAAACCTGGATCATCAGTGTGATGAGTCCGATCTGCTCAGGATTCAGATCATATGCTTTTTGAAAAAAATCCAAGGCCAGACTTTCTCTGCCGGTGGTCTGATATAACAGCCCCATGCGGATATAGGC encodes:
- a CDS encoding PEP-CTERM sorting domain-containing protein, with the protein product MDEQAGIKEWAMIYGSESLTEAPHASSGDINPFPTSRGNLHVEHGWESGDAYDAERLGLYINDNMLYVGLQTNYDLKNGLRYDAGDFMFQLYDSQEAAAANYSDINDNTEVALAFSFNNDNSVNLGFHYGDNMTFDTALYYQTGLAYRVSDSTQSAYDAVDLASLNNDAVFAKRMDDNYDYTLELVIDLTTIDKELQRLFADNTYAQMHWQMECGNDILYVADSYSFNQVPEPATFILFGLGLLGAGALGRKRQQKK